agctgggtcttggtccaCCCCAATCCCCCACCAaggagcaaggaggccagtggagGGGGAGGGTGACCTCCAGCTGAAGGCCCAGAGTGGTGGCCGAACTTCGTGGTCAAAAGTGCCAAGACTGGGCCTGGCAGAGGGGTTTCTGGGGTCCAAGAGCAGCGGGGGCCTGGTGCAGACAGTGTGGGGGTATCAGACCTGTCTGCCTCACCAAGGCTGGGGATGAGGGATGGGTTGGGTTCAGAAGCCCCTTAGTGATTCCTAGGGGTGGGGCGTCCAGGGAATGCTGGACCTCTGGCTCCTAGATGGATGGGGGCAGCTGTAAATGGGGAGGACAAAGCCAATTTGGGACAGTCAGGTCCCtgaggtggggctgggctggggaaatGGGGTTGGCTCTGCTTAGAGCTAATGGCTTGTCCTAAAGCGGTATGTTTCTGGGGCTAGAGCCCACCCCTGACTCCTGGGCCATGGCCTTGGGCTGGCCCTCAGCAggaagcctcagttttcctttgaCGCACTGGTGTGGGAGATGAAAGGGGCCGGGTACAGGGAGCTGGGAATGAGGGTAGGGTAAGATGCAGGCAGGGCGACGAGGACCGCTGTCCACTGTCATTTAATCTGTATCATGAGGGGAAATAGCCACGAAGAAAACTGGGGGGCAGAAAGATTAAGTTCTCACTCAAGGGCAAGGCACCCAGGCTGATCTGGCCCAGGCCAGTCTGTCTCGCCAGCTGGACCCTGCAGACCCAGGGCCGGAGGTTCTCCTGGAGCCCTGGGGTCAGTCCCTGGGCTCCTGGCACTTACCTTTCCCACCTCGTGCTGGCCTGACCTGGGCAGAGAGCGGCCACCCCATGTGCTGACCACTGTCACTTTCCAAACAACAGCACCTAGGCAGCAGGAGTGGGGAGCACGCAGCCCCAGCCCGAGGGTTACCTCAGGGAGAGAGGGCCAGAGCCTGGCTGCCCAGCTGTCTGCCCTAAGGGTGGGCCTGAGCAGAGCCAAGTCCAGACACGTGCCCAGAAGGCCCCCTGGTGGCCATGCTCGCAGCCACCGGCTCTTGCAGGAGCGGGCTGAAGGCAGCAGAGGGAGCCCACGCACCCTTTACTCCCAGGGAGAGGGTGAGGCAGGGGCTCAGGGAGTGCCTTTGGGAAGGTGGGTGCCCAAGCTGGCAGGTGGCCAAGGGCGCCCCAGGTTGGGGGTGCAGCTGAGGGAGCAGCACGAGGGCAGTGCCGGAGGGCGGTCACAGCAGGCGGCAGCCTTCAGCCTCCCGGTGGACCACCTGGAGGCCACCAGCCCCTCcagccctccttcccttcctgcccAGGCTGGGGAGCACGGCTACATCCTGTCCAGGGGGAGCTCCAGGACCTGCTGGGGGGCTCCTCCAGGGCCCTGGGGGGGGTGCAGGATGGGGACTCGGAACCCCGGAGCAGCCCAGCCACCCAGGCTGGCAGGAGGACCAATGTGAGCAGTGGCGGGAGGACATCTCCTCCTGGGGTCTGCAGCTGGGGAGGTTCCCACTGCCTAGGCTCTTGACTAGGGGGCCACCCCACCCCGCGGTCTGTGCCAAGCACCGTCTTAGCCCCAGGGTCTATGCTGGGCTGTGGCGGTGTCACCCTCTGGCACCTACACTCGGGAGGACACCAGGCCGGGGAAGCTTCCTAACGAGGAGGCACACATGCATCAccggccccgccccccccccacgcccTCTAGTGAGaaccgggtgggggtgggggtgggtgagggctgCCAGAGGCGGGGCCTGTGAGAGTCCCAGGTGGGCTCAGGGCTCCTGGTGGGGTGACCAGGAAAAGTGCTCGTGGACAGGGCACCTGGGCTGGGGACAGCAGCTCCAGCTCCAGGGCAGCCCCCTGCACCCCAGGGCCTGTGAAAGGAAGGGTGGTCGAGGATTTGACCAAGCGCAGGGCCCGGCTCTGTGTGAGCTTGCCTGGGGCCAGTGGAAGTCAAAAAAGCCAGATGGGGAGCGGGCATGGAACTGCTCGGGGCCTTGTGCCCGGTGAGTGGGCTGAGGGAGGCCCTCCTCCCTGGGGGACCCCAAGCCCCTGCCCTCCCTTTCCTGACCCAGTCCACTGGCCCCTATCTCATTGCGGAGGCCACCGGAAGGGGGATCCTCTTCCCTTGGGCCCTGGGCAGTGGGAAGCAGGGACCCTGGGGACAGGTTGGGGGCCCCTCCGATCGGTGCCCGCCAGGAGGCTGGCCCTGGAGCAGCCCTGTGCTCGGCTGTGGGAGCGACCCTGTGTTCTTGGGTCCCAGATGCTCACGGGCTGCTAAGCTGGAGGTGGGTGCCCGCCTGCATCCCAGTGACTCCGAGGCCCAGGGCTGAGCTGGCAGGAGGAGGCCCCACTTTCCCTTTGACTCAGACTctctcacctttttctttttcctctgagaaCCTCTCGTTCTGACCCATCTCTGGGCCAACCTTGGAGTCCCATTTCCCAGCCAGCAGGTTCTCACGAACGGGGGCGCCCCGGCGGCCACCCTGAGCTGGCAGGCGTGCCAGGGGCCCCTAGGAGCAGCAGACCTCGTGTAAGGGTGGGGGAGGTTCCTTCAAGTCCACCCAGGAAGGGAGCGGGCTGCGGGTGTGGGTGAGGCCGGTGGCAGGGCCCCAGCCAGCCTGGCAGTGCAAACAGGAAGGGCAGAGGCTCTGGCAGCCAGGAGCCAGGTCACTAGCAGGCTGTGGCGGGATCAGCTCCTTCCTGCTCTCCCCCACTGCCCGAGGGGTGCCTGCCACAGGGAGAGGGGGTGGTCTCCTCCGGGGCCCCCGTGCCAGGGAAGAGACGCCCAGGTGGGACCAAAGGCCCAGTGCCACTGTGGTCCTCTCCCTAAATGCTGGGTGCCGGAAGGGCAGGGGTGACAGCAGCTGTCCGCTCCGGTCAGGGCCTGACGCTGGCCCGTGGGAGTCAGGCCTGGCGGCTGCATCCACACCTTGGGCCACCAGATGGTTTCCGACAGATCCCgcagcccccgccccgcccccccgccgATGTTGCACAAGGCCTCACCGCAGCTCAGAGGTtatgcagggggtggggagccgCAGAGGGGCCAAACTGCCCCCCTTCTCCTGTCCCCCTCCATGGGTCTACTGCCAGCTTCCCAGTTCCTGCCCTGAGGGCAGACTGGTCCTCACTGGAGGGCAGGAGTTGGGGGAGGCCAGCAGCCCCGGGAGCCCAAGAGTGGAGCAGGACAGGGACTTCGGGGTGATGGGAGGCCCCCAGGATGGCGTGGGCGGCAGATCCGACCAACGGTTCCTGGTTGCTGTTCCCTCCACGACACCCAGCCCGCAGCCTCCAAGAACTGGACTGGCCTGAGGCCTTTAGGACACTAGCATGAGGGCTGGGCCTTGCCCAGCCACGTCCAGGCAGGTTGAAGGAAGCTGATGGCTGAGTGCGGGGTGCAGGCCGGAGCCAGGGCTGTCCAGCTCCGAGGAACCagagcaaaaggggaaggaacTGGACCTCCATGGCTGGGCCTCCAGGGCTGGCCGGACGGCGGGGGAGGAGAGGGACTCTGCACTTCAGCCTTCCTTTTCCTGGAGCGGGTGCCAGCCCCCTGCCCACGTCAGGGACACAGCGACTCCTTCCTTTTCCAGCCTGGaaagccccctccctgcccccactcccacTCTGGGCTGTGGGACCTGGAAGAAGAGACCTGGAGCCCCCAAGGGCAGGCCTCCCACCCCAGGTTCCTGCAGCTCTTCCCGGCCCGGCCAGAACCTGGGGCCCCGCAGCCGGGGCTTCCACAGACACGGGTCCTTGGGAGGGGAAAGAAGGCATGGCAGCCCCACAGCCCACCCCGGGGCCAGGCCCAGCCTGGCACCTGCCCACCGTGGGCATGTGCTGGGGCCTTGTGTGGGCAGACACTCCTAGGACCCCTGGACGGAACCCCTCTCTGGGAATCTGGGTTCCGGGACAAAGGTGTCCTAGAggcagcaggggtggggtggggtggagtggccCAATTAGAAGCCAAGAATAGGAGAGACCTCAGCCTCCTGGCAAACAGCTGAGTGCAGCACATCTGCAGCGAGAGGGTCTGGGAGCCCACGGCGGAGTTGAGCGGGCGGTGAGCAGGGGAAGTGGGTGATGACACAGCACTGGGGGAGGCGGTGCTGGCCTGGGCTCGGGTGGCCTCCGAGGGAAGCATGCCTGCTCTCCACGGGCACCCCAGGCCTGGGCAGCAGGCAATAGCTGGGTGCTCAATGGCTGGGCCACCCTTCTGGGGTGGGGGCCACCTCCGCTCAGGATGGCCTCCCTTTCCCTGAGGTCACGCgggccctctcctcctcctgcctcccgtGCCTGCCCCGTGCGTCACCTCCAGGCCTTTCCAGaggcagcaggggtgggggacacGGTCCTGGACCCTGGCTGGGCACCCTTCCTGTAGCCGCCTCCCCTCAGCAGCTAGAGGACTAGAGGGGGAGACGGGGTGAGCATGGCGGTGATGCCAAAGGTCACCTCAGGGCGGGGGCGAGGGCGGGACAGGAGCGGGAAGGTACCCTGGTTGCCTCCTCCTGAGCAGATGAAAGGACAGCGTTTCCAGGTGGCGCTGGGTGCAGGGGCGCAGCCGTGATTTCAGGGCATCCCCGTGCAGCCGCGGCTGTGATTTGAGAACCTCCGGCTTTTCGAGTAGTTAATCTGGGAGCTGCCAATGCATAATGCCGGTGAGTGTCTGGTCTTTGGGGAAGCTTGGGCTGGGAGGATGGGGCCTGGGGCGAGCCCGAGGAGACAGCCTGTCTTCCTGTGTCCCGTGCAGGGGTCAGCCCCGCTCCGAGGCTTCGGGCTTTGGGGGGCCTGGCGGTAGCGGCTCTTCTCTCGGCCCTCTGGCTCCTGTGGCTGCTCAGGTCGGCCCCTGGGGGAGCTCCGGCGCCCCAGCCCACGATCACCATCCTCATCTGGCACTGGCCCTTCGCCAGCCAGCCCCCAGAGCTGCCCAGCAATACCTGCACCAGCTACGGTGTGGCCCACTGCCGCCTGACCACCAACCGCAGCCTGCTGGCCAGCGCCAACGCCGTGGTCTTCCACCACCGAGAGCTGCAGACCCGGAAGGCCCGCCTGCCCCTGGCCGAGCGGCCGCACGGGCAGCCCTGGGTGTGGGCCTCCATGGAGTCGCCCAGCCACACCCGCGGCCTCGGCCGCCTCCGTGGGGTCTTCAACTGGGTGCTGAGCTACCGGCGTGACTCAGACATCTTTGTGCCCTACGGCCGCCTGGAGCCCCGTGAGGGGCCTGCGCCGCCGCTGCCGGCCAAGAGCGGGGTGGCCGCCTGGGTGGTCAGCAACTTCCAGGAGCGGCAGCGGCGCGTGCAGCTGTACCGGCAGCTGGCGCCCCACCTGCAGGTGGACGTGTTCGGCCGCGCCAGCAAGCAGCCCCTGTGCGCCGACTGCCTGCTGCCCACCGTGGCCCGGTACCTCTTCTACCTGTCCTTCGAGAACTCCCAGCACCGAGACTACATCACCGAGAAGTTCTGGCGCAACGCGCTGCTGGCCGGCGCGGTGCCCGTGGTCCTGGGCCCCTCGAGGGTCACCTACGAGGCCTTCGCCCCACCTGATGCCTTTGTGCACGTGGACGACTTCGGCTCGGCCCACGAGCTGGCCGCCTTCCTCGCTGGCATGAACGAGAGCCGCTATCAGCGCTACTTCGCCTGGCGAGACCGGTTCCGAGTGCGGCTGTTCGGCGACTGGCGGGAACGCTTCTGCGCCATCTGCGCCCGCTACCCCCACCTGCCCCGTGGCCAGGCCTACCAGGACCTCGAGGGCTGGTTCCAGGCCTGAACTCCGCCGGCtggaggaggcaggggagggtggcTGGGAGCCGGAGGTGTGGGCGGAGGCCTGGGTGTTGAAATCCAACCCACCGGCATCCGACCAACCCCCATGGGCAACCCACAGGCTGACTTGGGGGCTGGGGACGGAGGCCAGGAAGCAGGGGTAGCCTTGGCAGGCTGCCCGGAGGTGGAGGCGGGTGGGCACTGGAGCCACTATTTGGGGGCAGAGGTGTGAGCAGGGAGGGAGCAATGCGGGTGCATGTCGCTGGGGCCCATCAGAGATAAGAGGCTACAgaggccctccctccccaccttgaTCATACCTTGGGCCGGTCAAGCCTGTCCTCCTGAGGTCTGTGGGGGCAAAACCTGGGCCCCCGACCTCTGTAGCCGCGGTCCCCTCGTCCGGGATGTGCAGGCTGGAGCCCTGCGTACAGACCTGTGTGGCCCGGACCCGAGACAGCCAACCAGCTTCTTGGGCTTTTGGCAGCCTGCAGCCAGTCCCCTCGGGGGACAccaatcaataaagaaacaaaggACAAGAATGGCACGTGTCGAGTCTGCTTCCTCCTGCCACCCTGGCCACACGGGCCTTTGTCCTGGCCGGATCCCGCCCTCTCCATCCCAGGCCTCTGTCCTCCCAGCTTCCTTCAGCCACACTGAATGGCACCGCAGCAgagagccttccctgaccccccaaAGGCCGAGGGGCGGAGAGCAGCGGCCAAGGACAGAAACGcggctggggcaggggaaggtGCCCCATCTCGAAGGCCTTGGGATTTCATTCTCAGGCTGCAGGGTGTCCGGGGTGTGGCGAGGTCTGGTTTTTGATGTGCGGTTCCCTCTGACTGGTGGCTGGTGGCAGCACGGGCATCGAGGAGGCACCAAGGTTACTGCGGCAGCCAAGGGAGCCCTTGTGGCAGGCtgtgcggggggaggggaggctgacaGTGAGCCTCTGGGTGGTGCTGACAGGGCCCCAGGAGCGCATTCGCCCCTGCCCCAGGTGGGGTGGGCAGCAGGTGGAGGCAGGAagctgcccacccccttggcagTGGCTTGTGGGTAAGGCCCACCGGTGACTTCCTGCCCTGCCCTAGCCCCAGTACTGGCCGAGGAGAAGGAAGTGTCCTCAGGCTGCAGCGTGGGGTGGTTGGGGGATTGTGCTCTGCCCCTCTTCCCGGGACTGCTTCGCCTCGCACCGTAGGGAAGgagctgggagggggtggggaggtgcgACCCCCCAGATCTGCCACTCAGTTTAGGGTGCGTCTTCTTTGTGCATCCCAGACACTGGACACCACTCGGTTTGCCCCTCCCGTTCACaagttgggaaactgaggctgggaggagCCATCAGAACCAACCGCCAGGCCTCCGGTCCCCGCAGGGGCCGGCCTGTCCTCCGCTGCCCTCTGCTGGCCTCCCCGGGAATGGACCGCCCCACCCGGCTCAGACCCGGCCTCCGTCTGTCCAGCCGCTTGGCTCCGGCAGACACCAAACCACCTCTGCGGAATTCACTGGACCCCAGACTCCCTGTGCAGAGGCCAGACTCACCCTCTCATATAGGGAGAAAAATGAGGCACTCACAGAGGGagcagcctcagtctccccaaacTCCGGCCTACCCCGCCTGCAGGGAGCAGTTCTCTCTCTGGGTCCCTTCCCTTCCTCGCTGGGCCCAGGGAGCTGCAGCCCCGGCCGAGCCCAGCCAGGCCAGTCCTGCCACTTGGTCACCAAGCGGCTCATTCACAAGGAATGCAGGAAACTCTTACAGGGGTAGGGCAGCCCACCTGCAGCCCCTCTCACCAGCCCCACCCTCTCGTAAGGGGTGCAGGTCGGGGCTGCACCCAGTGGGGCAGGAAAGCTGAGTCTTGAAGCGGTGAGAGCAGGGCCCGCCCTGTGCATAGGTGGGATCTGCGTGCAAGGCTGAGCTCCCCTCCCCAAGTGTGGGCGGCTGCCTCCCTCCAGGCCCCAAGTGCCCTGGGCACTGGGACCTGTCTCTTAGGTCCAGATGAAATTCCTGCCATCAGCCCTTCTGCGGGGAGGGCAAGGCGGAGGTGGGGACCTGGTGGGGGACGACCGCTCCCAGCATCCCCTCAGGACGCCCTCGGCCGGGGCCAGTGACGACCTTGGGGTGCCTCTGTGGGAGGAGGATTTCAAGGGGGTGGGGCACTGCGCGCAGGCCTGGCGCCCCTGGGAGAAGAGCGCCCTGGAAGGGAGTGAGTCGGGGGTCTCGGTTTAGATGGGGGCTCTTGGGCGCGTCACTTCAACGGCTAGAGAGATGGGGGGCGACCAGAAAGCCACTCTTGGCGGGTCAGAGCTCCAGGAACGGCCCGGACGGGGGCGGGCGGGGCGCCCGAGCGGCGGGCACCGGGCGGCCCCTTTAAGCGGGGGCGGCGCGGGCGGGGGGCGGACGCGAGCGGCTGTCGCCGCGGCCGCCGGGGCGGAGCCAGCGCCGAGCCGGTCCCGGACGCCCGAGACGCCGCCCCGCGCGGGCGATGCCGAGCGGCGCGGCGGGTGGCGGGCGGCGGGGCGCGCAGAGGATCGGGCCGCGGCGCGGAGGCGGCCGGAGCGCGGCCCCGCCATGGGCTTCCTGCACCAGCTGCAGCTGCTGCTCTGGAAGAACGTGACGCTGAAGCGCCGGAGCCCGGTGAGCGACCCCGCGCGCCGCGGGCCTGCGGGAGCTGCAGGCTGCGCGCACCGGGGCCAGCGGCGCGCTCCCCGCGAGCACGTGCGGCGGCCCGGCCGGGCACGCGCAGACCCCAGGCAGGCGGGGCGGAGGGCCGGAGACCCCTCacccgcccccacccctgcccgcGCTCCGGCCTCCGGGGAGGGGGCTCGGCAGTGCCCGGCCCGCCGCCCGCGTCCGCTGACATTCGTGGTGCTCGGCTGAGTCACCCGAGCGGGCGGGCGCCCTCCACAACGCGCTCTCCGGGGCCAGTTTCGGGGGTGGGAGGTGGCCCTGGGACCCTGGGGTCTTGAGAGGCCTTGCTTCCCGGGGCAGAGGGCTGGCTGGGGGTATGGATCCAGCTCAGAGGCTCTGTGGTCTCTGGGCCCAGCCCCCTGGCGCCCCTGCAGGGACCTTGTCCCTCCCCTCCGTGCAGCAGCCCTCTGTCCTTGGGCAGGCACCtcgcctccccccctcccccgcccacatCCACTAGCCCTTGCTCCTGCTTTCTCACCGCCGGCAGTGTCCTTGCTGTGCCAGCCTCAGCCAGCCCGAGTCCCTGCATTCTCTTGTCCTTTGGGGCCACGTCCTCCCTGAAGCTGATCCACTCTCTGATCTCCCCCACCCAACCTCCTCTGGGGACTGAGTCCTGCTGTTTGGAGCTGTGAccaccccagctctgccctgtgCCTGAGGTTGCAGGGCACAGCAGCTGTCGGGCAGAAGCCCTGGTGAGGAGCGGCGCTGGGGTGGTATGGATGTCATCATGCTGACCGTCACTGCTCTGGCCCTGGGAAGGACAGGGGCGTCTCCTGCTGGCCTGCCCAACTGGCAGCAGCCACACACCAGAGAGACCTGGGCAGCTCGGGTTCCTGACTGGGCCCTGGGGATTTTCCAGGATGGGGCCCAGAGCAGGTCAGGGTCTGGAGATGGAGCCTGAGGCGGAGGCATCCTCTTGCCCGTCTGGGGTCTGGGAGGCTCCTGTCCCCCCTGGCCCCGGGACCCCTTGGGCTGACCAGCTCCTGCCTGGGTCCCTCCTTGAGAGGGGTTTCAAAGTGCACAGTGGGAAACCCAGGCCTGCAGATGGGCAGGGTGGCCATCATCACCATGGCCTGGCAGGATTCCCCTGGGCACCTGGCTCTGGCAGGGAGCCAGGGTTGTGTACACTCCCTGCCCAGGGCTCCTGGGGCTGGCTGGCACTGGGTTCCATGGATCAGGCCTGCAGCCTCGGGCAGCCTCTGGCGCAGCTTCCTCCACCTCAGGTTTTGGGTCACTGGGGACAGCAGGGCGGGGATCCGGGGATGAAGGAGGATTGGGACATGGGCATGCATTAGTATCAGCCCCAGAGTTCTTGGCAGAAAGGACcgccaggggctgggagcagaggctccaATGATGGCCCCAGCATCCATTGGGGACCCCAAggctcagggaagggaccagtgccTCGTTGGGTACCTGGCAAGCAGGTGGGAGGTGCCCACTGACCTACAGGAGTAGGAGTAGCCCCCACGTGCCAGGTTGGACCTCCCCCAGAACCTTCCTTGCCCCTGCCCCGCAGCACTCCCAGGGCATGGTTAGGCGTCTGGAGGTTCTCGGTTTGTGGCCACAGCAAACCAGAAATTCCTCCTCCAGGGTGGCTGAGGCCTTGCTGGGCCCACGCTATGGGCTGGGGCTGGCTAGATGTCGGGCACAGTCCTCCACTTTTCTGGGAGGGTCTTGGGCTTCACACTTGGACCCCTGGGCTTGGCTGGCAGAGGTTTTACCCTGCGTGCTGTGTGCCTTGCTGAGGGGGGGTGTATCCTGTGGAAAGCTTGGTCTGGAGAGTAGGAACCAAGGATCTCTGTGCCTTGCTTGCTCCTTCTTCCCAagctctgtgcctcggtttctccATCTGTCAGTGTGGCCTGTGCCCTCTTAGCTGGACATCGTTCTACCCTGGGGCCATAGGCTACTCCTGGTGGGGGGACCAGGTCACTGTCACCAGGTCTCTGGAGTGGGGGGCAGCACCTCCATTCTCAGGCCTCACCTATTCTCCCCTTGACGCAGGAGGAGGGGGCCCAGAGTGGGACAGCATGGGGTAGCAGGCTGGTCTCCAGGAACAGGGGTTTGACCACCTTGCAGGCTGCTGGGTGGGGCGCCCAGGTGGGGCTGAACCTGTACCGCCTGCAGTAACCAGACGCCCTTCTGGCCTCACGCCCGCCAAGcaggcctccctcctcccagcagcGCGTGAGCCGCCGTTGCTATAGCAATGAGGAGGCAGCGAGGCCTGTTGCTGCAGTTACTGGTGGAGGTGCCCGGTGGCCGGGCGGGTGCGGCTGGGGCTGGCCCCGCGGCCATGACCCTGGCCTCCCGCGTGCCGCTTGCACACAGCCACCCTCGCGCTGTGTGCGTGTGGCAGGCGCCCGTCCCAGTCCACAGTGCCTCCTTGGCTGGCCCTGGGCTGGATCCTGGCTCCGGGTGGGGGTGGAGGCTGGCGCGGGCTGGCGCGGGCGTGGGGCGCAGACACACAGCGGGGTGTTCCAGACCACAGAGCTCTATTGTCAAAGCCCAGTAAACAGGGCAGCAGCTGCCCCCACCCCGGGGCACTGGGGCTCGGGCCCTGGGCCAGAGGGAGCGCCACTGACGGGGGGTTCTGAAAtctgtttggggtggggggtgagggtgaAGCAACCCTGGTGCCTCTGGGAAgggttgggtggggggggggtcgtCCCCCAAAGAGCAGACGGCCCGAGGTCCTCCTCCCCCTTGCACTCCTCCCTGCCCGAGCCAGGAGAGGTGGAGGTGAGAATGGCGAAGTCCTTccattttccaggtgagaaaGAGAGAAGTCTGGGCCCCTGGGCCCCTGGTACTTCTTTCCCACTCCGAGCAGGTCCCGGCAGGGCTCACCTTGGTACCCAGCCAGGAGCTGCCCTGCGAACCCTGAGCTGATGCCCCCGGCAGGCAGGGCCGCCGCGCCCGCCTGAGCCAcctggggtgagggagaggggccAGGGCAGAAGGAGGGACCTGTGCCTCAGGGACTGGGGGCTGTCAGACCCCTGACCAGGTCCTCCGGGAGGCTCAGGGCCCTGGGCTGCAGCCAGGCCTCCCCCGCCGCCAGGCCTCACGCCCCTAGGCCCTTGCGTGGGGCGTGTGATGGCACCACAGTGGCGGGAAGGAGGGCTGACCCTGGGGGAGCGTGGGAGCTGCAGGCCAGTCCAGAGACTGCTTCCGAGATCTTGCCCAGGCGCCCCTGCAGATGGGGGAGAAGATGAGCTGGGGAGACACGTGGGTCAGAGTGGACCACAAGCTGGCTGATTTGTCTCTGTTGGCCTTCAGTGTGACAAGCAGAATctaggctgggggtgggagaccTGATTTGCTTGAGCTGGATGACACTGACCCTCTCACTCTTCAAAGAGGTCCTGGAAAGAAGGGACTGTGATCTCTGTGGCCCTGGGGGGCCTGGCTTGACCTTCTGTGGCCCCTGGGGGAGCATGGAGGGtccgggctgggctgggctggccctGCAGGGAGGGTGGTGTCTGTCTGGTAGGGAGAGGAGGGTTTGGCTTTGTCCTGTCCAGCCCTGGGCAGGTGGCATGGGAGACCAGCCCGCCCTGCACAGGTGGCCTCACTCAGCCTGCCCTTTCCAGTGGGTCTTGGCCTTCGAGATTTTCATCCCTCTGGTCCTCTTTTTCATCTTGCTGGGGCTTCGGCAGAAGAAGCCAACCATCTCTGTGAAGGAAGGTGAGGGTCctcgggggggagggggaggggcccggGGCACAGCCGGGTGGGCGGGGAGGGCAGGCCCTCACTGCAGCACACACGCATGTCCCGTGTGCACGTGACTATACGCGCGTCAGCCGGCTCCCGTAGCTCGGCCCGGTGCAGTCTGAGTGCCCGTCCCCCGGCGCGGGCCCCGGCCCTGCCTCCTGGCCGGGCTGGAGGACGTGGCTGGCCACGCGGCTGTGAGTGGCCGAGGCGCCCGTTTCTCACTGTTGTCCTCTTTCTGTTCCGCCCCTCCCCCGCACGGTCTGTGTCCTCCTC
The window above is part of the Eubalaena glacialis isolate mEubGla1 chromosome 9, mEubGla1.1.hap2.+ XY, whole genome shotgun sequence genome. Proteins encoded here:
- the FUT7 gene encoding alpha-(1,3)-fucosyltransferase 7 encodes the protein MAVMPKVTSGRGRGRDRSGKVPWLPPPEQMKGQRFQVALGAGAQPLGWEDGAWGEPEETACLPVSRAGVSPAPRLRALGGLAVAALLSALWLLWLLRSAPGGAPAPQPTITILIWHWPFASQPPELPSNTCTSYGVAHCRLTTNRSLLASANAVVFHHRELQTRKARLPLAERPHGQPWVWASMESPSHTRGLGRLRGVFNWVLSYRRDSDIFVPYGRLEPREGPAPPLPAKSGVAAWVVSNFQERQRRVQLYRQLAPHLQVDVFGRASKQPLCADCLLPTVARYLFYLSFENSQHRDYITEKFWRNALLAGAVPVVLGPSRVTYEAFAPPDAFVHVDDFGSAHELAAFLAGMNESRYQRYFAWRDRFRVRLFGDWRERFCAICARYPHLPRGQAYQDLEGWFQA